Below is a genomic region from Phycobacter azelaicus.
GGCCAGTTGCATTTTCACCGGCTTCAAGTTTATGGCACGCGGCGCATTTCTTGTAGACTCTGGCACCTTTGCCAACGTCTGCGGAGGCCATCAGCTCATCGAAGCTGACTTCTTCCATCTCTTCTGCCGCGCCACCTGCCTCTTCCACTTCAATCACATAGGAGGCCTGGCCGTGGCTCTCCACGTGGTACAGTTCCTCTGCGGCCCATTTGCCCAGAAGGAACACGAGGAACGCGCCGCAAAACCCTGCGGTCGCTTTGGTAAGGGTCATCGTGTCAAACATGATCGCGAGTCCATTTCAGCTGTCTGGAGGCGTGTCTAAGGCTTCCCCTCTCAAGTAGCAAGGTGTAGACAGCGCGACGAAACGCCCGAGTATCCAAGATTTGCAGGAAAGTCGCACTTATGTCCGGAAAAATTGCCATTCAGGGGGAACTGGGCTCTTACAGCCACGAGGCCTGCCGCAACGCGCGACACAGTATGGAAGTGCTGCCCTGCCGCAACTTTGAGGATGCGATTGAAGCCGTAAGAAGCGGCGAGGCCGACGAGGCTATGCTGCCCGTGGAAAACTCGACCTATGGCCGTGTGGCCGACATTCACCGCCTTTTGCCGCACAGCGGCCTGCATATTGTCGAAGAGGCCTTCGTGCGGGTGCACATCAATCTTCTAGGCGTGCCCGGCGCCCGGCTGGAGGATATCCGCGAGGCTAAATCGCATCTGGTGCTTCTACCGCAATGCGGAGAATTCCTGCGCAAACATGACATTCTTGGGCGCGTCAGCCCAGACAATGCCCGCGCCGCCCGTGATGTCGCCGAGGCCGGAGACAAACACGTGGCCGCACTGGCAAGTGAGCTGGCAGGGGAGATTTACGGTCTCGATGTGATCGCCCGTCATATCGAAGACAACGGAGACAATACGACCCGCTTCCTGATCATGTCGCGCGAACCGGACTATAGCCGCCGCGGGGCACATGGGATGATCACCAGTTTCGTCTTTCAGGTGCGCAACATTCCGGCCGCGCTTTACAAGGCGATGGGCGGTTTTGCGACCAATGGCATCAACATGACAAAACTGGAAAGCTACATGGTGGACGGCTCCTTCACCGCAACCCAATTCTATGCCGATATCGAAGGCCATCCCGAGGATCCAAACGTAAAATTGGCCATGGACGAGCTGGCCTATTTCACGACAAACATTGAAATCCTGGGTGTCTACCCGGCAGACAATGGCCGGTATTGAACCGAGACGTCATACGCCTGGAGGTGCGGCCTGTCAGTCGCGTAAGCATAATAAATTGCAGGGGATTGGGGGATACGGTGAGAGGTTGGACATCGACCCAAGCGGGGCTCGTTGTGGCTGCTTCCTTCCGGACCTGACCAGGTTGGCGAGGCGCTTGCCCGCGCCAACCTCTCGAATCCCGATATAGGCGGCTGTCGCGGCAATGACAAGGGCAGTGCGCTCCTGTGAATCGCACGATGAGCCCCTGCGGACCGCAGAGCACCTGCAGCCGAACGCGCCTGCAGCGGCGTTCCTGCTACAGGGACAAGACCAGCTTCAAAAAACCCGTGGAGGTGATCCCGTCACGGCGGGCGCACCCATCTGGAAGCTCATCAAGGTAATCGACCGCATCGGGGCTGGTATAGGTCGCCACCTTGGCGCCCTGAAGGCCAGAAAACCGCCATGGATAATCCAGCTCCATCAACGGATCCTCGGGAAGGCGTCCGGCAACATAATCCCGTATCACGTCACGTATGCGGATTGTCGGCAACGGAACGCTCGCCGCTTCCTTGACCATCTGGAAGTTGCCTCCGCCACTCACACGGTAGCTGTTGGCCACCACCGCGAATTGCTGCGTGGGTGATATAGGGCGCCCACCGACCGTAACGTTGCGAATGCGACTTGCGGACGGCATGACCCTTTGGCCCGAAATTGAAAACCTCGGGGGCTGCGACAGGTCGATTTCATAATTCAACCCGAACAGGACGTCGAAATTGTGTCCGGCTCTTTCCGGATCAACCAGATCGCATTCCGTAGAATTGGAGGCAATTTGGTTAAAAACGCCCGCCGACATTTCAAGCCAATCCAGAACCTGTGCACCAGTGGCAACCACCAGCCGCAACTCATTCGGGAAGATATGCAAATCTGCCACATTGCGCATGCAAAGCGGCCCGCTCTGGATGTCGGTATAGTGGCTCGGCCCGGATCGCCCACCGAATTTCCCCGGCGCGGCGGCTGACAACAAGGGCAACGCCCCGGCGGCAGTTTCATGCAACAGCGGCCTCACAGCGGCGGCCTGTGCCGCAGCCGCGAGCTTGAGACCAAGATCCTGACTGAACAAAGTGAAGAAGGAATGCAAAGGGACTTCGCTGTGGCCCACGGGCTGACGCATTCGCGCGCGCGTTGCTTCGTGCGCGGTTTCCAGAATCCCGACCAGTTCAGGGGCTTCCTCGACAAGCGAGACGAGTGTTCCGTCCTGCCGCCGCTCACAGATCGGATGCAGACGCGCGACGCCGTCCGTTACCTGCCAGCCCTTTGCCCCAAAAACCACGTTCAGATCGATCTCACCCAGATGTGAGCCGTGTGCACCCGCCATCACAACCGGCTTGTCGAATGGATGTTCGCCATGTGGCAAAGTCTTGTGGGTATGCCCCCCGATCACCGCGTCGATCTCATCGATCTCAACAATCGGCACCAAAGCGTTTTCCATGCCCGGAACAGTGTCGCGTGCACCGACACCCGTATGAGCCAGCGCAACGACAATATCGCAGCCACCCGCACGCAACTCCAAAGCCTTGTCCCGCGCGGTCTGAACCATGTCGGCCACGGTCACCTGCCCTTTGAGGAGATGTGCGTCCCAAGTGACAGTCTGCGGAGGCAGCACAGACAAAACACCCACCCGCAAAGGCGGAACACCCTCACAGGCCTTCATGTCGCGTTCCAGAATTACACTACTGACAAAAGGCAGCTTGCGCCCCGGCTCGACCGACAACATGTTCGAGCACACAACTGGACAAGGGGCCTGCTCAAGGACCGTCTCCAGCGTTTCAAGACCAAAGTTGAAGTCGTGATTGCCAAGGCCGATTGCATCATATCCCAGCGCTTCGAAGGCCTGCATGACAGGGTGCGGCACCCTCGGCGTGTCAAACGATGTCTCGCCGATCGGTGCGCCCTGAAATGAATCCCCGTTGTCCAGTAACAGTGTAACCCCGCCGACCTCTGCCACTTGCGCCCGGGCTTCGGCAATCAGGGATGCAGTGCGACACAGCCCGACGCTGGGGTCCGAACGGTCCGCGTAGTAGTCATGGCTTCGCAGGTTGCTGTGAAGATCGGTCGTCGCCAGCAGGCGCAGCACCCCATTTCGCTGCGCCGGGAGTCGTTCCGTTTCAGTCATATGTCTTCACCTGCAACTTGCACGGCCTGCTCCGTTCATCCCCTGGTCGTGCCCCGAGCCGGTCACGTTTACCCTGTTGAATCAGCCTTTCACCGATTTGCAAAGTCACCATTTATGAGGATGTTAACGATTGTGGCGCAGATGACGAAAATTAGGCCGGTATTCCGCCAGTTTCCAGCGTCTAACCGGTCAGCTACCGACAAATCTCCGTCTATTACCGCAAAACTATCGGGACGCACCCGCCCTGACAGTCTGGTCATTGCCCGCGTTTACAGCCATCAATGGCCGCAGCGGGGCCAAGTGGCGGCTTTGGAGACGGGCAGAATAAGGAAACTGACATGAAACGCGCCGAAGAGGTTACCTTTGGGGGTGGAGGCCTGGACCGTTGCGCACATCTGCGATCGGATGTTGCAGCAATGGAAGCCGCCTGGAGTGCCAAGGAGACAAAGGTTCTTTTGGTGTGGCGCGGCAAGCCCCTGTGTCAGCGTGATGGCGAGACGAAAGCGGCCTCAAGCCTCGCCTGGACCTCATCCCACCATCCGGTCCTGGCAGGCTATGCAGGAACCCGGCTATTTCTCGGGCAAATGCACGATGAGGCCGCCGTTTTCGCCTGTGACATCAGC
It encodes:
- a CDS encoding 5'-nucleotidase C-terminal domain-containing protein, whose amino-acid sequence is MTETERLPAQRNGVLRLLATTDLHSNLRSHDYYADRSDPSVGLCRTASLIAEARAQVAEVGGVTLLLDNGDSFQGAPIGETSFDTPRVPHPVMQAFEALGYDAIGLGNHDFNFGLETLETVLEQAPCPVVCSNMLSVEPGRKLPFVSSVILERDMKACEGVPPLRVGVLSVLPPQTVTWDAHLLKGQVTVADMVQTARDKALELRAGGCDIVVALAHTGVGARDTVPGMENALVPIVEIDEIDAVIGGHTHKTLPHGEHPFDKPVVMAGAHGSHLGEIDLNVVFGAKGWQVTDGVARLHPICERRQDGTLVSLVEEAPELVGILETAHEATRARMRQPVGHSEVPLHSFFTLFSQDLGLKLAAAAQAAAVRPLLHETAAGALPLLSAAAPGKFGGRSGPSHYTDIQSGPLCMRNVADLHIFPNELRLVVATGAQVLDWLEMSAGVFNQIASNSTECDLVDPERAGHNFDVLFGLNYEIDLSQPPRFSISGQRVMPSASRIRNVTVGGRPISPTQQFAVVANSYRVSGGGNFQMVKEAASVPLPTIRIRDVIRDYVAGRLPEDPLMELDYPWRFSGLQGAKVATYTSPDAVDYLDELPDGCARRDGITSTGFLKLVLSL
- a CDS encoding c-type cytochrome, translating into MFDTMTLTKATAGFCGAFLVFLLGKWAAEELYHVESHGQASYVIEVEEAGGAAEEMEEVSFDELMASADVGKGARVYKKCAACHKLEAGENATGPYLYGVVGRPKAAADGFGYSGALAAMSGDWTPENLDAFLERPSAYVPGTTMSFSGLRKIEDRVNLIAYLDSLDD
- a CDS encoding prephenate dehydratase, which produces MSGKIAIQGELGSYSHEACRNARHSMEVLPCRNFEDAIEAVRSGEADEAMLPVENSTYGRVADIHRLLPHSGLHIVEEAFVRVHINLLGVPGARLEDIREAKSHLVLLPQCGEFLRKHDILGRVSPDNARAARDVAEAGDKHVAALASELAGEIYGLDVIARHIEDNGDNTTRFLIMSREPDYSRRGAHGMITSFVFQVRNIPAALYKAMGGFATNGINMTKLESYMVDGSFTATQFYADIEGHPEDPNVKLAMDELAYFTTNIEILGVYPADNGRY